One genomic segment of Elgaria multicarinata webbii isolate HBS135686 ecotype San Diego chromosome 21, rElgMul1.1.pri, whole genome shotgun sequence includes these proteins:
- the KCNK4 gene encoding potassium channel subfamily K member 4 — translation MPVVCYPSKESILSPRPPERSAVMRRTTVLALFSVVLVYLVTGAFVFRQLEQPYEIRQQLKVHAHLEQFLSLHQCVAVEELEDLIQQVSEAMGAGVDPVVNTTDAGGSHWNMGSAFFFAGTVITTIGFGNISPKTDAGRLFCIFYALVGIPLFGMLLAGVGDHLGSSLRKAIGKVEDMFLKWQVSATIVRVLSALLFILIGCLLFVSLPTIIFQRVEGWTLLESVYFVVITLTTIGFGDYVAGDTRSDGRLWYQPLVVVWILLGLAYFASILTMIGNWLRVLSRRTRAEMGDLTAHAASWTGNVASQLRVPNMAFPDKLHRMSTLKGKPLSPSAILQQGDSQDLVLPPVPPLDQQFPLQPPALPPLLPPLCPNPSPAQLTTLNAVPVRPIDYAGENLAFIDESSDALSDGGPPSARPPRRMRPRARHRTNMGEPPGLPMILLSRTRDKGESV, via the exons ATGCCCGTAGTCTGCTATCCGTCCAAGGAGTCTATCCTGAGCCCGAGGCCGCCCGAACGCAGCGCTGTGATGCGCCGGACAACCGTCTTGGCGCTGTTCTCTGTGGTCCTGGTCTACCTGGTCACGGGCGCCTTCGTCTTCCGCCAGCTGGAGCAGCCCTATGAAATCCGCCAACAGCTGAAAGTCCATGCTCACCTGGAGCAATTCCTAAGCCTGCACCAGTGTGTAGCTGTTGAAGAACTGGAAGACCTCATCCAG CAAGTAAGCGAGGCTATGGGAGCCGGCGTGGACCCTGTCGTCAACACCACGGACGCTGGCGGCTCACACTGGAATATGGGCAGTGCTTTTTTCTTCGCGGGCACTGTGATCACCACCATCG GGTTTGGGAATATCTCCCCCAAGACCGACGCTGGGCGGCTTTTCTGCATCTTCTATGCGCTCGTGGGAATTCCTCTCTTTGGGATGCTGCTTGCTGGTGTGGGGGACCATTTAGGGTCGTCTCTCCGCAAAGCCATCGGCAAAGTGGAGGACATGTTCTTG AAGTGGCAGGTGAGTGCCACCATCGTGAGGGTCCTGTCCGCCTTGCTCTTCATCCTCATTGGCTGCCTCCTCTTCGTCTCCTTGCCAACCATCATCTTCCAACGGGTGGAAGGCTGGACCCTTCTGGAGAGCGTCTACTTTGTGGTCATCACATTGACCACCATTGGATTCGGCGACTACGTGGCAG GTGATACAAGAAGCGACGGTCGCCTGTGGTACCAGCCGCTGGTGGTGGTCTGGATCCTGCTCGGCTTGGCTTACTTCGCCTCCATACTTACCATGATTGGCAATTGGTTGCGAGTCCTGTCCCGCCGCACAAGAGCTGAG ATGGGAGATTTGACGGCGCACGCTGCCTCGTGGACGGGCAACGTGGCGTCCCAGCTGCGCGTCCCCAACATGGCGTTTCCGGACAAGCTGCACAGAATGAGCACCTTGAAAGGAAAGCCGCTGTCGCCTTCGGCCATCTTGCAGCAGGGGGACAGCCAGGATCTGGTATTACCGCCCGTGCCACCACTAGACCAGCAGTTTCCGTTGCAGCCGCCAGCTTTGCCACCGCTGCTACCACCGCTGTGTCCGAATCCGTCCCCGGCCCAGCTGACCACCCTCAACGCTGTCCCCGTGCGGCCTATAGATTACGCGGGTGAAAACCTGGCCTTCATCGACGAGAGCTCGGACGCCCTGAGCGACGGGGGACCGCCTTCTGCCAGGCCTCCTCGCCGCATGCGTCCCCGGGCCCGGCATCGCACCAATATGGGCGAACCGCCTGGATTGCCCATGATTCTGCTGAGCCGGACCCGGGACAAAGGCGAATCGGTTTAA